From Weissella diestrammenae, a single genomic window includes:
- a CDS encoding YqeG family HAD IIIA-type phosphatase: protein MTEKFTPTWLVSAIYNLTPEQLKAQGIKAVLTDLDNTLIAWNNPDGTEELRQWLAAMAAAKIPVMIVSNNSATRIARVAEPLGLPFVSRALKPMTKGLNLALKMLNLNANDVIMVGDQLMTDIWAANNVGVRSVLVQPLIETDQWNTKINRFIEKGVKKSMLKNHQELNWRESIDN from the coding sequence ATGACCGAAAAATTTACACCAACATGGTTGGTAAGCGCCATTTATAATTTAACACCAGAGCAGTTGAAAGCCCAGGGTATTAAAGCTGTGTTGACCGATTTGGATAATACGTTAATTGCGTGGAATAATCCAGATGGAACCGAAGAATTACGACAATGGTTAGCGGCAATGGCTGCCGCTAAGATACCAGTGATGATTGTTTCAAATAATTCGGCGACACGAATTGCGCGTGTTGCTGAACCTTTAGGATTACCATTTGTCTCGCGTGCATTAAAACCAATGACAAAAGGATTGAATTTGGCATTGAAGATGTTAAATCTTAATGCTAATGATGTCATTATGGTGGGGGACCAGCTGATGACTGATATTTGGGCGGCAAATAATGTTGGTGTTCGTAGCGTTCTCGTTCAGCCACTAATCGAAACAGATCAATGGAATACCAAAATTAATCGTTTTATTGAAAAAGGTGTTAAGAAGAGCATGTTGAAAAATCACCAAGAATTGAATTGGAGGGAATCTATTGATAACTGA
- a CDS encoding helix-turn-helix domain-containing protein, protein MADLDGKIIMGQNIKRLLKENNMTAVKLAGVVGVSTATISDWSNGKTYPRIEKLELMANFFGVTKSDLVENQVRTETSESAEEPTLMAAHWGIDLSGLPSDERQRVIDRAKSYIEGLITDYEDHHA, encoded by the coding sequence ATGGCAGACTTAGACGGTAAAATTATTATGGGGCAAAATATTAAACGATTGCTCAAAGAAAATAATATGACGGCAGTTAAGCTAGCTGGTGTTGTTGGGGTTTCAACAGCAACCATTTCAGATTGGTCAAATGGTAAAACATATCCACGAATTGAAAAATTAGAGTTAATGGCAAATTTCTTTGGCGTTACTAAATCTGATTTGGTCGAAAATCAAGTGCGGACAGAGACAAGTGAATCTGCCGAAGAGCCAACGTTAATGGCTGCACATTGGGGCATTGATTTATCGGGATTGCCTTCAGATGAACGCCAACGTGTCATTGATCGGGCGAAGTCATATATTGAAGGTTTAATTACTGATTATGAGGATCATCATGCATAG
- a CDS encoding phosphocarrier protein HPr, giving the protein MESREFHIVAETGIHARPATLLVQTASKFASNITLSYQGKDVNLKSIMGVMSLGVGENADVTISADGDDASDAIAAISETMSTEGLA; this is encoded by the coding sequence ATGGAATCACGTGAATTTCACATTGTAGCAGAAACAGGTATCCACGCACGCCCAGCAACTTTGTTGGTTCAAACTGCGTCAAAGTTCGCATCAAATATCACTTTGTCTTATCAAGGTAAGGATGTTAACTTGAAGTCAATTATGGGTGTTATGTCATTGGGCGTTGGAGAAAACGCTGACGTAACTATTTCAGCTGATGGTGATGACGCATCGGATGCGATCGCAGCTATTTCTGAAACAATGTCAACAGAAGGTTTGGCATAA
- the eno gene encoding phosphopyruvate hydratase: MSAITDIYAREVLDSRGNPTVEVEVYTELGGFGRGIVPSGASTGEHEAVELRDGDKGRFLGKGTLKAVENVNTIIKEKLVGMDVTDQVLLDKTMIALDGTPTKAKLGANAILGVSIAAARAAADELGTPLYNYLGGFNAHTLPTPMMNVINGGAHAANSVDFQEFMIMPVGAKTEAEAVRMGSETFHALQALLKESGHSTAVGDEGGFAPNFASNAEPFEYLLKAIERAGYKAGKDIAIAFDVASSEFFDAERGLYILDGEPEKKEYTTDEFIDYLSALVDKYPIVSIEDPLDENEWDAWVKLTDKLGDKVQLVGDDFFVTNTEYLKKGIDMGAANAILIKVNQIGTLTETMEAIEMAKEAGYTAIVSHRSGETEDTTIADLVVATNAGQIKTGSLSRTDRIAKYNQLMRIEDLLTPTVADYKGINSFYNIDKSAKEAIINY, translated from the coding sequence ATGTCTGCAATTACTGATATTTACGCACGTGAGGTTTTGGACTCACGTGGTAATCCTACTGTTGAAGTTGAAGTTTACACTGAATTAGGTGGCTTTGGTCGTGGTATCGTGCCATCTGGTGCATCAACTGGTGAGCACGAAGCTGTTGAATTACGTGACGGTGACAAAGGACGTTTCCTTGGTAAAGGAACTTTGAAAGCCGTTGAAAATGTTAACACAATCATCAAAGAGAAGTTGGTCGGTATGGATGTTACTGATCAAGTTTTGCTAGATAAGACGATGATTGCTTTGGATGGTACACCAACTAAAGCTAAGTTGGGTGCAAATGCCATCTTAGGTGTATCAATTGCTGCTGCACGTGCCGCTGCTGATGAATTAGGAACACCATTGTACAACTACCTTGGTGGGTTCAATGCACACACGTTGCCAACACCAATGATGAACGTTATCAATGGTGGTGCGCACGCGGCCAATTCTGTTGACTTCCAAGAATTCATGATTATGCCTGTTGGGGCTAAGACTGAAGCTGAAGCTGTTCGGATGGGATCAGAAACTTTCCATGCTTTGCAAGCTTTGTTGAAGGAATCAGGTCATTCAACTGCTGTTGGTGATGAAGGTGGATTTGCACCTAACTTTGCTTCAAATGCAGAACCATTTGAATATTTGTTGAAGGCGATTGAACGTGCCGGCTACAAGGCTGGTAAGGATATTGCGATTGCCTTTGACGTTGCATCTTCAGAATTCTTTGATGCAGAACGTGGATTGTATATCTTGGATGGGGAACCTGAAAAGAAGGAGTACACAACTGACGAATTTATTGACTACCTATCAGCATTGGTTGATAAGTATCCAATCGTTTCAATCGAAGATCCACTTGATGAAAATGAATGGGATGCTTGGGTTAAGTTGACAGACAAGCTTGGTGACAAGGTACAACTTGTTGGTGATGATTTCTTCGTTACAAATACAGAGTATTTGAAGAAGGGAATCGATATGGGCGCAGCCAACGCTATTTTGATCAAGGTTAACCAAATTGGAACTTTGACTGAAACGATGGAAGCCATTGAGATGGCCAAGGAAGCTGGATACACAGCTATCGTTTCACATCGTTCAGGTGAAACTGAAGATACAACTATTGCTGACTTGGTTGTTGCTACAAATGCTGGTCAAATTAAGACTGGATCATTGTCACGTACTGACCGAATCGCAAAGTATAACCAATTGATGCGCATTGAAGATTTGTTGACGCCTACTGTAGCTGACTACAAGGGAATTAACAGCTTCTACAATATTGATAAGAGTGCTAAAGAAGCAATTATCAACTATTAA
- a CDS encoding LysM peptidoglycan-binding domain-containing protein — protein sequence MKETIINSLKKIGLGLAVFIVTAGGAFLLTWGFYKLNHHSTSQSATSTSKATSSSKKKSVKTSGSASKKAPSATESTTSTTYLVQAGDTGASIAAAHNMTLSELTKLNPKVTWSALKAGATIKVANNASADTAAASTTTTTTASTKYVVQAGDTWYRIAYNNGMTTAQLKALNPGVTNLKSGTTINISQ from the coding sequence ATGAAAGAAACTATCATCAATAGCTTAAAAAAGATTGGACTTGGACTTGCCGTGTTCATTGTTACAGCTGGTGGCGCGTTCCTCTTAACTTGGGGTTTTTATAAACTTAATCACCATTCAACAAGCCAATCCGCTACAAGCACTTCAAAAGCAACTTCTTCCTCAAAAAAGAAAAGCGTAAAAACTAGTGGCAGTGCGTCCAAGAAGGCACCCAGTGCAACCGAATCAACGACCAGTACAACTTATTTAGTGCAAGCAGGTGATACTGGTGCTAGCATTGCCGCTGCTCATAATATGACATTATCTGAATTAACAAAGCTCAATCCTAAAGTAACTTGGTCAGCGTTAAAAGCAGGTGCAACGATCAAGGTTGCTAATAATGCCAGCGCTGACACTGCTGCAGCAAGCACAACGACGACAACAACTGCAAGCACCAAATACGTCGTACAAGCAGGTGATACTTGGTATCGCATTGCTTACAATAATGGCATGACAACAGCACAACTTAAAGCACTCAATCCAGGGGTAACTAATCTTAAATCTGGCACAACAATAAATATTAGCCAATAA
- a CDS encoding phosphoglycerate kinase — MAKLTVEDLELKGKKVLMRVDFNVPLKEENGEVIVSNDNRIVAALPTIKYVLEKGGRAILFSHLARIKSEDDKKGLSMKPVAQKLADLLGQPVVFVPATEGPELEEAINNLEDGHVLVFENTRFEDVVDGVEVKRESKNDPELGKYWASLGDVFVNDAFGTAHRAHASNAGIAANIAQTAAGFLMEKEIKFLGGAVEAPERPFVAIIGGAKVSDKITIIQNLLQKADKVIVGGGMAYTFDVANGKSIGNSLFEEDKVELAKQLIAEAGDKLVLPVDAIAADAFNNDADTYVAGDEGIKDGYMGLDIGPKSVELFKSVLADAKTVVWNGPMGVFEMPNFANGTLAIGEELVKVTEENGATTIVGGGDSTAAVQQLGVADKLTHISTGGGASLEYLEGKTLPGIAAISEK; from the coding sequence ATGGCTAAGTTGACTGTTGAAGACTTGGAATTGAAGGGTAAGAAAGTTTTGATGCGCGTTGATTTCAATGTGCCACTCAAAGAGGAAAACGGTGAAGTGATTGTTTCAAACGACAATCGTATCGTTGCTGCCTTACCTACAATTAAGTATGTACTTGAAAAGGGTGGACGTGCAATTCTTTTCTCACATCTTGCTCGAATCAAGAGTGAGGATGATAAGAAGGGGCTTTCAATGAAGCCGGTTGCTCAAAAATTGGCTGATTTATTGGGTCAACCAGTTGTGTTTGTACCAGCAACAGAAGGTCCAGAATTAGAAGAAGCCATTAATAATCTTGAAGATGGGCACGTATTGGTCTTTGAGAATACACGCTTTGAAGACGTGGTTGATGGCGTAGAAGTTAAGCGTGAGTCAAAGAATGATCCTGAATTGGGAAAGTACTGGGCTTCATTAGGTGACGTATTTGTTAACGATGCGTTTGGAACTGCCCACCGTGCACATGCTTCAAATGCTGGAATTGCTGCTAATATTGCGCAAACAGCTGCTGGTTTCTTGATGGAAAAAGAAATTAAGTTCTTGGGTGGTGCTGTTGAAGCACCTGAGCGACCATTCGTTGCCATCATTGGTGGCGCAAAAGTTTCAGACAAGATTACCATCATTCAAAACTTACTCCAAAAAGCTGATAAAGTGATTGTTGGTGGTGGTATGGCTTATACGTTTGATGTTGCAAATGGTAAGTCAATTGGAAATTCGTTATTTGAAGAAGATAAGGTTGAATTAGCTAAGCAATTAATTGCTGAAGCAGGTGACAAACTTGTCTTGCCAGTCGACGCAATTGCAGCTGACGCATTCAATAATGATGCCGACACTTATGTTGCTGGGGATGAAGGTATCAAAGATGGTTATATGGGCTTAGATATTGGACCTAAGTCAGTTGAATTGTTTAAGTCAGTCCTAGCTGATGCCAAGACAGTAGTTTGGAACGGTCCAATGGGTGTCTTTGAAATGCCAAACTTTGCTAATGGTACATTGGCAATTGGTGAAGAACTTGTCAAGGTAACTGAGGAAAATGGGGCAACCACAATTGTTGGTGGTGGTGATTCAACAGCAGCGGTACAACAACTTGGCGTTGCAGATAAGTTGACTCACATTTCAACTGGTGGTGGTGCATCATTAGAATACTTGGAAGGTAAGACTTTACCAGGTATTGCTGCAATTTCAGAAAAATAA
- the ptsP gene encoding phosphoenolpyruvate--protein phosphotransferase, with protein MAQVIEGIAASNGVAIAKAYKLVDPDLSFDQVTIDDVQAEKDRVSAAFSVSKTDLEQIRDKAVQNMGADEAEVFTAHIMVLEDPELIGGIENAIETDKINAEAALKNVTDMYISMFEGMADDNPYMAERAADIRDVTKRVLSHLLGKSLPNPALIKEEVIIVAKDMTPSDTAQLDRQYVKGFITDLGGRTAHAAIMARTLEIPAVVGTGNASSLINDDDQMILNGLDGFAIVDPTDVQTQEAQAKGAAYEAQKAEWAKLKNERSVSADGKQFIVGSNIGTPKDLTGVLESGSEGIGLYRTEFLYMDSAELPTEEDQFQAYKAVLEGMSDKPVTVRTMDIGGDKNLPYLPLPKEDNPFMGYRAIRISLDRTDIFKTQLRALLRASVYGELWIMFPMIATIQEFRAARDIFEAEKAKLIAEGVAVSDDIKLGIMIEIPAAALLADRFAQEVDFFSIGTNDLIAYTMAADRGNENVSYLYQPYNPSILRIIKMVIDAAHKYGKFVAMCGEMAGDQIAVPILVGMGLDEFSMSSTSVLQTRALMKRLNTVQMAELAGRALNLDTNDEVKALVEAEVYAN; from the coding sequence ATGGCGCAAGTTATTGAGGGAATTGCTGCATCAAATGGTGTTGCGATTGCGAAAGCCTATAAGCTAGTGGATCCTGATTTGTCTTTTGATCAAGTCACAATTGATGATGTTCAAGCAGAAAAGGACCGCGTTAGCGCGGCCTTTTCTGTATCTAAGACAGATTTGGAACAAATTCGGGATAAAGCTGTTCAAAATATGGGCGCTGATGAGGCTGAAGTGTTCACGGCTCACATCATGGTTTTGGAAGATCCTGAGTTAATTGGTGGGATTGAAAATGCTATTGAAACAGATAAGATTAATGCCGAAGCAGCGTTGAAAAATGTGACGGATATGTATATCAGTATGTTCGAAGGAATGGCTGATGATAATCCATACATGGCTGAACGTGCGGCAGATATTCGAGATGTGACAAAACGTGTGCTATCACACTTATTGGGAAAATCATTGCCAAATCCAGCGCTAATTAAAGAAGAAGTCATTATTGTCGCCAAAGACATGACTCCTTCAGATACAGCACAATTAGATCGTCAGTATGTTAAAGGCTTTATTACAGACTTAGGTGGTCGTACGGCACACGCGGCAATTATGGCACGGACGCTGGAAATCCCAGCAGTTGTTGGGACGGGAAATGCATCATCATTAATTAATGACGATGATCAAATGATTTTGAATGGTTTAGACGGGTTCGCTATTGTTGACCCGACGGATGTCCAAACGCAAGAAGCCCAGGCTAAGGGAGCTGCTTATGAAGCTCAAAAAGCAGAGTGGGCTAAGCTAAAGAATGAACGCTCAGTTTCGGCTGACGGCAAGCAGTTTATTGTGGGGTCAAATATTGGAACCCCTAAAGATTTAACTGGTGTGCTTGAAAGTGGTTCTGAGGGGATCGGACTTTATCGAACAGAATTTTTGTATATGGATTCAGCCGAGTTGCCAACAGAAGAAGACCAGTTCCAAGCATATAAAGCTGTTTTAGAAGGTATGTCGGATAAGCCGGTGACTGTTCGGACGATGGATATTGGCGGCGATAAGAATTTGCCATACCTACCATTGCCAAAAGAAGATAATCCATTTATGGGTTATCGTGCTATTCGGATTTCATTGGATCGGACTGATATTTTCAAGACTCAATTACGTGCATTATTGCGCGCATCTGTTTATGGTGAACTTTGGATTATGTTCCCAATGATTGCCACAATTCAAGAATTTAGAGCAGCGCGTGATATTTTTGAGGCTGAAAAAGCTAAGTTGATTGCCGAAGGCGTTGCAGTATCTGATGATATTAAACTAGGAATCATGATTGAGATTCCGGCCGCTGCTTTGTTGGCAGATCGTTTTGCTCAAGAAGTTGATTTTTTCTCGATTGGGACAAATGATTTGATAGCTTATACAATGGCTGCTGATCGTGGTAACGAAAATGTGTCATACCTTTATCAGCCATATAATCCATCAATTCTACGAATTATCAAAATGGTCATTGATGCCGCACATAAATATGGCAAGTTTGTTGCAATGTGTGGTGAAATGGCTGGTGATCAAATTGCCGTGCCAATCTTAGTTGGAATGGGTCTAGACGAATTTTCAATGTCATCAACGTCTGTTTTGCAGACACGCGCACTGATGAAACGTTTAAACACAGTTCAGATGGCAGAACTTGCTGGACGGGCTTTGAATCTTGATACGAATGATGAAGTCAAAGCATTGGTTGAAGCTGAGGTTTATGCAAATTAA
- the gap gene encoding type I glyceraldehyde-3-phosphate dehydrogenase, with translation MTVKIGINGFGRIGRLAFRRILELKNTADDIEVVAINDLTNPAMLAYLLKYDSTHGTLNAEVSADETGIIVDGKHYTVYAERNAADLKWVANDGVEIVLESTGFYTSAEKSQAHLDAGAKKVLVSAPAGDVPTVVYGVNQDTLTTEDNIVSAGSCTTQSLAPLANALNNEFGIEIGLMTTVHAFTSTQMILDGPKGSKFRSNRTASANTIPHSTGAAKAIGLVVPELKGKLDGHAQRVGVVDGSVTELTTILSKKVTAEEVNAAVKKYVNDSFGWNEDEIVSSDIIGDTHGATFDPTLTKVITVGDKQLVQTASWYDNEYGFTSNMIRTLLHLATL, from the coding sequence ATGACTGTTAAGATTGGTATCAACGGTTTCGGCCGTATCGGGCGTTTGGCGTTCCGCCGTATCTTGGAATTGAAGAACACTGCGGATGATATTGAAGTTGTTGCAATCAACGATTTGACTAACCCTGCTATGTTGGCATACTTGTTGAAGTATGATTCAACACACGGAACTTTGAATGCTGAAGTTTCAGCAGACGAAACTGGTATTATCGTTGATGGTAAGCACTATACTGTTTATGCAGAACGTAATGCTGCTGATTTGAAGTGGGTTGCAAACGACGGTGTTGAAATCGTCTTAGAATCAACTGGATTCTACACTTCAGCAGAAAAGTCACAAGCGCACTTGGATGCAGGTGCTAAGAAGGTACTTGTTTCTGCACCTGCAGGTGATGTACCTACAGTTGTTTATGGTGTTAACCAAGACACTTTGACAACTGAGGATAACATTGTGTCTGCTGGATCATGTACAACACAATCATTGGCACCTTTGGCCAATGCGTTGAACAATGAATTCGGTATTGAAATTGGATTGATGACTACGGTTCACGCCTTTACATCAACACAAATGATTTTGGACGGACCTAAGGGGTCAAAGTTCCGTTCAAACCGTACAGCTTCAGCAAATACAATCCCTCATTCAACTGGAGCAGCTAAGGCCATTGGTCTTGTTGTACCAGAATTGAAGGGTAAGTTAGACGGTCACGCACAACGTGTTGGCGTTGTTGACGGATCAGTGACAGAATTGACAACTATCTTGTCAAAGAAGGTTACTGCTGAAGAAGTTAACGCTGCTGTTAAGAAGTACGTTAACGATTCATTTGGTTGGAACGAAGATGAAATTGTATCTTCAGATATCATCGGTGATACACACGGTGCAACATTTGACCCAACTTTGACTAAGGTTATCACTGTTGGTGACAAGCAATTAGTTCAAACTGCATCATGGTATGACAATGAATACGGATTCACTTCAAACATGATCCGTACTTTGTTACACTTAGCAACATTGTAA
- the tpiA gene encoding triose-phosphate isomerase — MEMMKRRPLVVANWKMNKLPSESSAYIKHIEKELIRYPDVISVLAGQDVLLPAMLKAAKETSVAIGAENMYWQEKGAFTGETSPAALEDLGVTYVIIGHSERRNYFRETNEMVNLKAIAAIAHRLIPIIAIDEPIVQGDDNDRSHWVVNQVIESLEGISAQQAQHVILAYEPTAAIGSGQPITPELAEFSLRRIRLTLADMYDWPTANAIRIMYGGSVKPNNALELMRQPDIDGVLVGDAALNPDTFLELCRLANEALLEKISQLDEI; from the coding sequence ATGGAGATGATGAAACGACGACCATTAGTGGTAGCAAATTGGAAAATGAATAAACTACCAAGTGAATCGTCAGCATATATTAAACATATTGAAAAAGAGCTAATCCGGTATCCGGATGTCATTTCTGTTTTGGCAGGACAAGATGTGTTATTGCCAGCAATGTTAAAGGCAGCTAAAGAGACGTCAGTTGCTATTGGGGCTGAAAATATGTATTGGCAGGAAAAAGGGGCCTTTACTGGAGAAACATCGCCAGCTGCATTGGAGGACCTAGGTGTGACTTATGTTATTATAGGTCACTCAGAGCGCCGTAATTATTTTCGAGAAACCAATGAGATGGTGAATTTAAAGGCAATTGCAGCGATTGCGCACCGATTAATTCCAATTATTGCAATTGACGAACCCATTGTCCAAGGGGATGATAATGATCGTTCGCATTGGGTAGTGAATCAAGTCATCGAATCACTAGAAGGTATTTCAGCGCAACAAGCCCAACATGTCATTCTCGCGTATGAGCCTACCGCGGCCATTGGGAGTGGGCAGCCCATTACGCCAGAATTAGCTGAGTTTAGTCTACGACGGATTCGACTTACTTTAGCAGATATGTATGATTGGCCAACGGCAAATGCCATTCGAATTATGTACGGTGGGTCCGTTAAACCAAATAATGCACTTGAATTAATGCGCCAACCTGATATTGATGGGGTACTAGTGGGGGATGCAGCGCTGAATCCGGATACATTTCTTGAATTATGCCGATTAGCAAATGAAGCACTATTGGAAAAAATAAGTCAGCTAGACGAAATATAA
- the yqeH gene encoding ribosome biogenesis GTPase YqeH, whose amino-acid sequence MTETEVQALLNDDLRCIGCGALIQTTDKTALGYTPMSALIKGFDQEEVLCQRCFRLRHYNEIQPVDLTDDDFRRLLEQISETDALVVYVMDVFDFSGSLIPGLHRFVGDNPILLVGNKVDVLPHSINRAKIRDWMRQQANIAGLRPIDVLLTSGKNGDDVPALMTAIEKYRQNRSVYVVGVTNVGKSTLINQIIKDVTGDRKEVITTSRFPGTTLDRIEIPLDETTNIIDTPGIIHQDQMAHYLASKDLKFVSPQKEIKPRTYQLNEAQTLFFGALGRFDYLKGPKSGITAYFENNVPLHRTKLSNADHFYQQHAGKLLTPPVQENLSLLPPLRRYEFKIAEKSDVVIDGLGWLTVPGNVVIAVWAPQGVSVLTRKAMI is encoded by the coding sequence ATAACTGAAACGGAAGTGCAAGCACTTTTAAATGATGACTTAAGGTGCATCGGATGTGGTGCGTTGATTCAAACAACTGATAAAACGGCATTGGGATATACACCCATGTCTGCCTTGATTAAAGGCTTTGACCAAGAAGAAGTCCTATGCCAACGGTGTTTTCGCTTGAGACACTACAATGAAATACAACCGGTTGATTTGACGGATGATGATTTTAGGCGCTTGTTAGAACAAATTTCGGAGACAGATGCCCTCGTTGTCTATGTGATGGATGTGTTCGATTTTAGTGGATCCTTGATACCTGGGTTGCATCGTTTTGTTGGAGATAACCCAATCTTATTGGTTGGGAATAAAGTTGACGTTTTGCCACACTCGATTAATCGCGCCAAGATTCGTGACTGGATGCGCCAACAAGCTAATATAGCCGGCCTACGTCCAATTGATGTTCTGTTGACGTCTGGTAAAAATGGGGATGATGTACCTGCATTAATGACAGCGATTGAAAAATATCGTCAGAACCGATCGGTTTATGTGGTTGGCGTGACAAACGTTGGTAAATCAACATTAATCAATCAAATCATTAAAGATGTGACAGGTGATCGAAAAGAAGTGATTACAACGTCACGTTTTCCAGGAACGACCCTGGATCGCATTGAAATTCCTTTGGATGAAACAACTAATATTATTGATACGCCAGGAATTATTCATCAAGATCAAATGGCACATTATTTGGCATCTAAGGATTTAAAATTCGTGTCACCACAAAAAGAAATTAAACCACGGACTTATCAATTAAATGAGGCGCAAACATTATTCTTTGGTGCGCTTGGTCGGTTTGATTATTTGAAGGGGCCTAAAAGTGGTATCACAGCGTACTTTGAGAACAATGTGCCTTTGCACAGAACAAAGTTGAGTAATGCGGATCATTTTTATCAGCAACATGCTGGTAAGTTACTAACACCACCAGTACAAGAAAATTTGAGCTTGTTACCACCACTACGACGGTATGAGTTCAAAATAGCTGAAAAAAGTGATGTTGTGATTGATGGGTTGGGCTGGTTAACAGTCCCTGGAAATGTTGTAATTGCAGTATGGGCGCCACAAGGTGTATCCGTGCTCACTCGAAAGGCGATGATATAA
- a CDS encoding DNA/RNA non-specific endonuclease, with protein sequence MRKQRRRQTQTTIWGTVLVVVVAILLKTVDGEFNFSNKNRSTTNYATNQSIRVNQDIDYGSTSDLKPGEQLASSVLSDEVKKQLKAKQIQFNGSGAFIINQNQTTLKTAVNSAPYVQLSAIDSLQRPKVANAWLNQTTRQYQNRQATGNNRTIQPVGWQQIKLGGRYQVLYNRGHLIGYAIAGNAKGFDASEANVKNIATQTAWANQASNGDNQNTGQNYYEILVRRALDQHKKIRYRVTPIYEQDNLVPSGNQIEAKSSDGTLVFNVFVPNVQPGVAINYLTGEGKVVSVK encoded by the coding sequence ATGCGCAAACAAAGACGAAGGCAAACCCAAACAACCATATGGGGCACGGTATTGGTAGTTGTAGTAGCAATTTTACTAAAAACTGTTGATGGGGAATTTAATTTTAGTAATAAAAATCGTTCAACAACTAATTACGCCACAAATCAATCGATTCGAGTTAATCAGGATATTGATTATGGATCGACCAGTGATTTGAAACCAGGTGAACAACTTGCGAGTTCTGTTTTATCAGATGAAGTAAAAAAGCAGTTAAAGGCGAAACAGATTCAGTTCAATGGTTCTGGGGCGTTTATCATTAATCAGAATCAAACCACATTGAAAACGGCTGTTAATTCAGCACCGTATGTCCAATTGAGTGCAATCGATTCGCTTCAAAGGCCTAAGGTTGCCAATGCTTGGTTGAACCAGACAACACGTCAATACCAAAATCGCCAAGCGACTGGCAATAATCGAACGATTCAGCCGGTTGGTTGGCAACAGATAAAACTTGGGGGACGTTATCAAGTTTTATATAACCGTGGTCATTTAATCGGATATGCAATTGCAGGTAATGCCAAAGGGTTTGATGCAAGTGAGGCCAATGTGAAAAATATTGCGACCCAAACAGCATGGGCCAATCAAGCATCTAATGGCGATAATCAAAATACCGGACAAAATTATTATGAAATATTAGTCCGCCGCGCACTTGATCAACATAAAAAAATTCGTTACCGTGTGACACCAATTTATGAACAAGATAATTTAGTACCGTCGGGTAATCAAATCGAGGCTAAATCATCTGATGGCACTTTAGTTTTTAACGTGTTTGTGCCAAATGTTCAACCTGGCGTTGCAATTAATTATCTGACTGGTGAAGGGAAAGTAGTCTCAGTCAAATAA